The stretch of DNA GGTATTctctttgccaaaaaaaaaaatcaactagctttttattcagtttatagGATCCGTTTTAACAATACTGAGATTCTCAAgttgtatgtgggggtgggggtcagggtgggggagagggaaggtgtATAATGTATGTTtaggtgtgcacatgtggagcCCAGAGGACAACCTCGGGTATGGGTCCTTGCCTTCTGCCTTGCTAGAAATAGGATCTTGTTACTACTGTGCTGTCTGCACCCTGCAGGCCAGCTGACTGGAAAGCTCACagggttttcctctctctgcctctgtctctctgtaagCCCAGGAGCTTCGAGTgcacactaccacacccagcttcaccgggagtcaaactcaggccctcacactGCGGAGCAAGTGcttcacctactgagccatccacCTGGCCCCGAATTCTCGATTCTAATTGTGCATTGTCTTAAAGAGTTCATCTCAGGAAAACAAGCATTTCAAGTACATTGAGAGAGGAGCGTACTTCCCATGAGGCACTGGGCAGCCTCGGGGATGGAGTTTTCCTCCTagtcaaactcttttttttttttttttttttgcaggctCCAAGGTGGGAGTTATAAAGGAGGTGAATGTGAGCCCGTGTCCCACCCAGCCCTGTCAGCTGCACAAAGGCCAGTCGTACAGTGTCAACGTCACCTTTACTAGCGGTGAGTAGATGTGGTGTCTGCCGCCAGTTGATGCTGATCtgtaatataaatgtatgtgAGGCATAGGAATGAACATTACCAACATAGGGGATAATATACACCAAGGTAGAATTCGCTATGTTCTCAGACAGGACGGAGTCTGGGTCCATAATTCTCCATTGTCATGTTCTGAAAGGAAACCTGGAGGACTGGGTTGATGGAAGGAAGCATGTTCAACTTACAGTTCTGGCTAGAtgtgggaagagggaaaaaaCTCCTGTAGTAGTTTCacaacatatataaaaaaaaaaaagatgactccAAAGCTGGGACGTGTGCAGCCTTAGCTGTGAGTCAGAACTACTGAGAGTTCCTCTCTGATGCCAGGGTGGCTGTGTGATGTCTCACAGCAGGAAACCCTTAGGGCCACACTGTGTCCTCACACACCCTTCATGCACTGGGCTCCTGCGTGTCCAGAGCGGCCTGGTCCTGGGAGCCTGACTGAGCCTGCGTGGGAGCGATAACAACACACTGGAGTGGTACCTAGAAAGTTTATGGGGGAGGTTACCTAGACTCTACACGTTCCCTCCAGGCTTCCCCGCTCCCCACAGGCTTCCATAGGTCTCACCAGTGACTACCAGACCCCTTTTAAGCAAACAGCTTGATCCTGCTGTAGCCACAGTTAGAGAGAGCAGCATGGCGCTTTGCTTGAAGCACATCGGACTCTTAGAGGGCTATCAGCTGATGATAGAATGGaagttatttacattatgatctgTAGAAACTTAATTCTACGAACttcaaaactctttttttttttttttttttttttttgttttcgtgaaagggtttctctgtgtagccctggctgtcctggaactcactctgtagaccaggctggcctcgaactcagaaatccgcctgcctctgcctcccaagtgctgggattaaaggcgtgtgccaccaccgcccggcttaaactTCAAAACTCTTACATAACGTTCATTTCAGCCAGGCTAAATCGTGAGCCCAAGAGCAGCTTCATATTCTAGGTAATTCCAGTCTAGATGAAGCTGCATGAAACTtacctcagtggttctcaaccttcctaatgttctgaccctttgatacagatcctcatgttgtggtgacccctagcCACAAAATTGCTTTTGTTGCTATGttgtaactgtaatttggctactgttatgagtcatgaTACGTGGGATATCTGATGtgtgggtcaagacccacaggttgagaactgctgccttaTCTCAAGAGAAAGGATATGCGTGaagtggctctgtgggtaaaggcacttgtcaccaagctgGATGACTTAAGTTCAATCCTGAGAACCCATACAGTAAAAGGAAAGAACCGATTCCTTCAAGTGCTTCTCTGATCTCCACTTGTGCATTGTGTCACTCTCAAGACATGCCCCCCTCCCACAGGAGGGGGTGTGTGTTGCACCATAGAGAGATGACTCTGCAGTTGAGAGAGCTTGCTGCCCTTGAAGAATACCTCAGATGGAtttccagtgcccacatggcaAATCActaccacctgcaactccagccccGGGGGATCCAGGGCCCTCCCCTGGCttgcacaggcatacacacagacacataaacgtaaatgatgataatttttttttaaaaaattaaagaatctaGACAAGTGTAAAATGCTTATTTCTGGAGACAGCGGCTGCCTTGAAGCCTTCCTTCACTTACTCTCCTGTGAGCTAGGTAggactcagttctcagcaccgTTGGCTTCCAAGCTCAAAGAAGCTCTGCTCTCCTTCCTCATATGCCCTGTCCCCTCTGTTTAAGAAAAAAGTCTAGAGACTGGGGAGAAGTCAGTATGTCAGAGCACTTGCTAcataaacatgaagacctgagttcggatcccagcacttagaataAAATGCCTGGAATTCAGTACTGTGAGTGGCAGAGGCTGGAGGGTTGGAAAGATTAATGGAACCAGCCCTGTTTCAGGTGTGGTGAGTGTCTCAGGCAGGGTGTCTCTTGCTGCAAggagtcaccatgaccaaaaaacaacttGGTTTGGTAGCAATGGCAGTTGTAGTTATGGAGAAAACTTTAGGGGTGGTAATGGCTTCGGTGGTGGCGGTACTGTGTATGATGGCAGTGGGGATGGCTCTAATGGATTTGGAAGCCACTGTGGAGGCAGTGGACACAGCAGCAATTTTGATAATTACCGTAATCCGTCTTCAGATGTTGGGCCTGTGGTGGGAGGaagctctggaggcagaggctctgGCGCAGGTGGTGGTAGAGCTGCGCAGCTAAGCCACAAGACCAAGCTGCCAGTGCTGGTTCTAGCAGCGGCAGTAGCTGTCTGTGGCAGAAGGTTCTAGTTACTGCCAGGAAACAAAGCTTAGCAAGAGAGGAGAGCCAGGGAAGTGACGCAGAAGCCTCAGGTTATAACAGTTATTACCTCAGCAAGACACAGTGGTGGTGGCCAGGCCGCTGAGAAGGAGACGTTTTAGACATTATTACTCGTGTGTCCGAGCCGTTTGTGTGACTAATTGTGGAACAAGTTGTTTTAGCTTCTGTTCTGTGGAGAGCGGAACACATTCCagtaatgggggtggggagggctattttgttctgttttataattgttagtgtgtctttgggtttttttagtttttatttttagatttattttatcgTTTTTGCCGGCACGTGTGTAGATTTAGTGCACGCATGCTCACAAGGGTCAGGAGAGGCTGAtggatcccctagaattggagttacagatggttgtaagctaccgtGTAGGTGCTGAGAGCTGAACCCTGGTCTGATGGAAGAGCAACAAGCCGCCTTCCCTGCAAGGCTTACTCTCTGTTGCTCCCTCTCCTAGTGAAGGGTTGTAACGTACAGTTTTGTTGATCCATGTTGTTGATTGTGAGGCGTAATAGTCTGATCGTGATGCTGATAAACATGTCTTTTACAAACTAAAATGAAGAGTTCCTCGGAATGACTTGGCAGGTAAAGATGTCTGTTGCCAAACCTGAAGTTGGACCCCAGAAtccacaaggtagaaggagaaatcTGACTCCTCAAtcttgtcctttgacctctgtaCAATGCTgtgaccccctcccccactgactAAATGTAAtttagttgttattgttgttattgttattattattattatttaagaaattaaacaaataaaaccctaGATCTCCAAAATGCCCTAACAATGTATAATTTTACTAGAGTTTTGGGGATACAGGTCTGGGCCCAGCAGTCTGACAGGGGAGGCTCAGCCTTGTCCTCAGTATGCTGATTAAAAAAGACAGTGAAAAGTTGAGAGAGGAAATTGAATGTGGTCACACTGGGAAGAGGACCAAATCCAGAGGCTTAGTGAGCTCTTCCGGGTCACTGACAAGGCTGAGGTTTAAATGGAAGGCAAGAGGTCAAGGTGTTAATGTATCTTTAGCTCAGCTCCTGGCCTGTCTCCAAGTTGTCAGAACCCTGTGACCTTCCTACATGGCAAGTTCCTTCTTCTGCTGGTACCAGGACTCCagctttttcccttcctccagtGTGGAACTCCAAGGGGAATACCAATTCCTTGGGGTACATTGTTTCCATAGCCTGATAGTCAGAGGAGGGAGCACAGTGGTCTCTTTAAAATACCTTCACTCCTGCCTGAGAATTGTAATAACTGGCTGTCCTAATCTAATAACACTTTGATCCTTTCTGCTTATCTTGCACTGTGGAGGCTAGAGAAATGAACTTCTTTTTTAATCTTACACAGTATCTAAAGGATTACCTGCCACTGCCGTGCTAGACCATGGTATTTAAAACATGCTGACAGAAGTCGGTGGTCCTGGGAGATAAGATTAATTGTCCCAATAGCCTGATTCCCTTAATGGAGAGCAAGGAAAGAGACCAGCTTCCCTCATCATGTGCACAGGGCTAGGTGCTAAATGTGACACATGGGGATGGAGACACTGCAGTTAGGGGACTCTCTGAACGCCGTACCATTCCAGCATTTGATGATGTATTTAACGACTTGACTTAGAATTCACAAATACACAACTTTCCATCTGACTCCCTGTCTTCCTAGGCACTCAGTCCCAGAACAGCACGGCCTTGGTCCACGGCATCCTGGCTGGCATCCCAGTCTTCTTCCCTATTCCTGAGCCTGACGGTTGTAAGTGTGGAATCAACTGCCCCATCCAGAAAGACAAGGTCTACAACTACCTGAATAAGCTTCCTGTGAAGAGTGAATACCCCTCTGTAAGTGACACGGTAGTTGAGGACACCAGAGGCCCTGGGGCTGGGTCAGACTTCCTGAGgctgaagcagagactggggCAAAGAGCCTTTCGTCTGGTAGAGCTGAAAAGGCctgagggagaggagatgggttGAGGGACCCAAGGGTGCCATTTTTACAGCCCTAGCCCTCACCACCTCCCTGTGTGGTGGTGATATTATTTCTGACTTATAAGCAAAGAATTTTAAGCTTCTGATATCATATAATACAGAGTCCGTGTCTACTTTCCCAAGAAGTCTTAGCTCCTAGATTCAGAAGTGAGTCTCTTCAGTCCAAAGCCTGTGCAATAGTGAAAGGTTTTATCCAGGCAACAAATAGTTAAAGCTCTAAGTTATCTTGGCAGCATCTTCAGGATGCTGGTTTCTCCTTCATATTCTTGAAGAAAGAGCAGGAGCCCTTAGCGGCACAGCGGAGTTTGGTGGAGTGATGTACTCCTCCACCCACAACCCAGCTTTACCTACTCCTCATAGGTAGTGTGTCCCCTAGGTAGGGGTCATGATAAAAATGGAGGACATAAAGCAATTGCTTTTTCCCCATAAATAAAGGGCTACTTCATTGTTTTGTTCTAGAATTGTTTGTGTTAAGACTAAGATCTCACTTGGTAGCCCAGgttggttggccttgaactcagggccaTTCttttgcctcaacctcccaaattctggaattATAGACATATATCACTAATCTTgacaggtgtttttttttttttttttaaaaaaaaaaaaaaaaaagacaagtagaACCAGATGTAATCTTTTCTAGAAAAGTAAAATATCAATAGTctttaagacagtggttctcaacccttttgagggttgaatgaccctttaaCAAGGGTCATCTGAGACCAtcagaaacacaaatattaaCATTATGATTCTTGAtggcagcaaaattacagttatgaagtagcaaggaaaataatattctggttggaggtcaccacaacatgaggaactgtat from Arvicanthis niloticus isolate mArvNil1 chromosome 23, mArvNil1.pat.X, whole genome shotgun sequence encodes:
- the Npc2 gene encoding NPC intracellular cholesterol transporter 2 yields the protein MRFLTATILLLAFVAASQAEPLHFKDCGSKVGVIKEVNVSPCPTQPCQLHKGQSYSVNVTFTSGTQSQNSTALVHGILAGIPVFFPIPEPDGCKCGINCPIQKDKVYNYLNKLPVKSEYPSLKLVVKWELEDDKKNNLFCWEIPVQIIG